One segment of uncultured Desulfovibrio sp. DNA contains the following:
- a CDS encoding PD-(D/E)XK nuclease family protein, translating to MSLSPILVFPWQRPFLPDLKAFLTRIGKGRAGATLLIVPHNRPWRYLTKLYAEEGYQGLLPKVMTLADVISAWRSQTSADPLHTANVLDRVALLHECVMGLAQDDEGLAARFARMDMAHFLPWGLRLSNLLEEMLGQRVAAVDLSHVEQEVSGPAAALLGALGRIGKAYVAALEARRWTTPGLDAFTVSGDGLALPRFFTPADDRPVVMAGFSLLTGSEEALLHRLWHAGGQICLHADPALALGTAPHWACEAQAVWLRRWKATARLAVEPTDAEATHKPRISFFAGYDCHSQLKALHEELSVPHSDASRASNGAENGDSGISASDGLSTAVVLTDSALLMPVLHHLPNKDVNVSMGYPLERSPLNRLLEALLQLQENRTEDGRYYWRNLLQCLRHPYLNLLRVDDGSATPLYLREVLRRIEGMIRGGARFVDMDEVARECAPGMHPALFELFEATLNVLVRQPGQVDTTEGMALCLQNICDFLLRNGGDMWRHFPLDAEAMYRLARHAAPVLRQNCLAQTPFPTSVLHGIVREVLQQERVPFEAEPLTGLQVLGMLETRLLHFDRVLIVDATDDKLPGNPAQDPLLPDSLRQVLGLPDARRRERATAHTLYRLCAGAKEVRFFWQEGISRSALFDGKKSRSRFVEQLLWEEEQRRGELLVPGQEPLGVARCVVRSTPAAPKSLPRTEALHEAMLALLQKPLSPTRLDVYQQCPLRFAWQYLCGLQPPKEVNEGDDPAAVGTCIHDTLHALYEPYLNKEVRRGDISRDTMLARFHEELEKADLRRLLPPDSCLMLEEAAPVRLNRFLDNQPDSTIIVALEEELKATLSLAGGEYSFRGIMDRIDRRDDLLHILDYKTGSLKLHDGSLWGDILYFRRTESLFEALRQTQVGGEYEPDPQMLEDMDTLFEELRPRLPSLQLPCYVSMAVGSGLGPVGDAALVELRDAGREYPLFGGLVDEDLAEAIGYCHAALSLVLLHMRHAPSFTARPDRHCDWCPYASLCAG from the coding sequence ATGAGCTTATCGCCGATTCTCGTTTTTCCCTGGCAACGTCCCTTCCTGCCCGACCTCAAAGCCTTTCTGACCAGGATTGGCAAGGGGCGGGCAGGCGCAACCCTGCTGATCGTGCCCCACAACCGGCCCTGGCGGTACCTCACCAAGCTCTACGCGGAAGAAGGTTATCAGGGCTTGCTGCCCAAGGTCATGACCCTGGCGGATGTTATTTCGGCATGGCGCTCGCAAACCAGCGCAGACCCTCTGCACACTGCCAACGTGCTGGACAGGGTCGCCCTGCTGCACGAGTGCGTTATGGGCCTCGCGCAGGATGACGAGGGCCTTGCCGCACGTTTTGCCCGCATGGACATGGCGCACTTTCTGCCCTGGGGCTTGCGGCTCTCAAACCTGCTGGAAGAAATGCTGGGCCAGCGTGTGGCTGCTGTGGATCTCAGCCATGTGGAACAGGAGGTTTCCGGCCCTGCGGCTGCCCTGCTGGGCGCTCTGGGGCGCATCGGCAAGGCCTATGTGGCCGCGCTGGAGGCTCGCCGCTGGACGACACCGGGATTGGACGCCTTTACCGTCAGCGGAGACGGACTTGCCCTGCCCCGCTTTTTTACGCCCGCAGATGACCGCCCCGTTGTGATGGCCGGATTTTCGCTGCTCACCGGCAGTGAGGAAGCCCTGCTGCACAGGCTCTGGCATGCGGGCGGGCAGATTTGCCTGCATGCAGACCCGGCGCTGGCTTTGGGCACCGCACCGCACTGGGCGTGCGAAGCGCAGGCCGTCTGGCTGCGCCGCTGGAAGGCCACGGCGCGCCTTGCCGTGGAACCCACGGACGCCGAGGCCACGCACAAGCCGCGCATATCTTTTTTTGCCGGGTACGATTGCCATTCACAACTTAAAGCATTGCATGAAGAACTGTCCGTGCCACATAGCGATGCCAGCAGGGCCAGCAATGGGGCAGAAAACGGGGACAGTGGCATATCCGCGTCTGACGGGCTTTCTACGGCGGTTGTGCTCACAGATAGCGCCCTGCTCATGCCCGTTCTGCACCATTTGCCCAACAAGGATGTCAACGTTTCCATGGGCTATCCGCTGGAACGTTCGCCCCTCAACCGTCTGCTTGAGGCTTTACTGCAATTGCAGGAAAACAGGACGGAAGATGGCCGCTATTACTGGCGCAACCTGCTCCAGTGCCTGCGGCACCCCTACCTGAACCTGCTGCGCGTGGATGACGGCAGCGCAACGCCCCTTTATTTGCGCGAGGTCTTGCGCCGCATTGAGGGCATGATTCGCGGCGGGGCGCGGTTTGTGGATATGGACGAGGTTGCCCGGGAGTGCGCCCCGGGCATGCATCCTGCGCTTTTTGAGCTTTTTGAAGCCACGCTCAATGTGCTGGTGCGCCAGCCGGGGCAGGTGGACACTACCGAGGGCATGGCCCTGTGTCTGCAAAACATCTGCGATTTTCTGCTGCGCAACGGCGGCGACATGTGGCGGCATTTTCCGCTGGATGCGGAAGCCATGTACCGACTTGCCCGCCATGCGGCCCCTGTGTTGCGGCAAAACTGCCTCGCGCAGACGCCCTTTCCCACCAGCGTGTTGCACGGCATAGTGCGCGAGGTGCTGCAACAGGAGCGGGTACCGTTTGAGGCGGAGCCGCTCACAGGCTTGCAGGTGCTGGGCATGCTTGAAACGCGCCTGCTGCACTTTGACAGGGTGCTTATTGTGGACGCCACGGACGACAAGCTGCCCGGCAACCCTGCGCAGGATCCCCTGCTGCCTGATTCCCTGCGGCAGGTGCTTGGCCTGCCCGATGCTCGCAGGCGCGAACGCGCCACAGCCCACACGCTGTACCGGCTCTGCGCCGGGGCGAAGGAGGTACGCTTTTTCTGGCAGGAGGGCATCAGCCGCTCTGCGCTCTTTGACGGCAAAAAAAGCCGCAGTCGCTTTGTGGAGCAACTGCTGTGGGAAGAAGAACAGCGCCGTGGCGAGCTGCTTGTGCCCGGTCAGGAGCCGCTGGGGGTGGCTCGTTGCGTGGTGCGCAGCACCCCTGCCGCGCCCAAAAGCCTGCCCCGCACAGAGGCCCTGCACGAGGCCATGCTGGCCCTTCTGCAAAAACCGCTTTCACCTACCCGGCTGGATGTTTACCAGCAGTGCCCTCTGCGCTTTGCCTGGCAGTACCTCTGCGGCTTGCAGCCACCGAAGGAAGTCAACGAAGGCGACGACCCCGCAGCCGTGGGCACCTGCATTCACGATACGCTGCACGCACTGTATGAACCGTATCTCAATAAAGAGGTGCGCCGGGGCGATATCAGCCGCGACACCATGCTTGCGCGTTTTCATGAGGAGCTTGAAAAGGCCGACCTGCGCCGCCTTTTGCCGCCGGACAGCTGCCTCATGCTGGAAGAAGCCGCCCCTGTGCGTTTGAATCGTTTTCTGGACAATCAGCCCGACAGCACAATCATTGTTGCGCTGGAGGAAGAACTCAAGGCCACGCTGTCGCTGGCTGGCGGTGAATATTCCTTCAGGGGCATAATGGATCGCATTGACCGGCGCGATGACCTGCTGCACATCCTTGACTACAAGACAGGCAGCCTTAAATTACATGATGGAAGCTTGTGGGGTGACATCCTTTATTTCAGGCGTACTGAGAGCCTTTTTGAGGCCTTGCGCCAGACGCAGGTGGGCGGCGAATATGAGCCGGACCCCCAGATGCTTGAAGATATGGATACCCTCTTTGAAGAGTTGCGGCCCCGGCTGCCCAGCCTGCAATTGCCCTGCTATGTGAGCATGGCTGTGGGCAGCGGCCTTGGCCCGGTTGGCGACGCCGCGCTGGTTGAACTGCGCGATGCTGGCAGGGAGTATCCCCTTTTTGGCGGGCTGGTGGATGAAGACCTGGCGGAGGCCATTGGATACTGCCATGCGGCGCTTTCTCTTGTATTGCTGCACATGCGCCATGCGCCGTCGTTTACGGCGCGTCCAGACCGCCATTGCGACTGGTGCCCCTATGCTTCATTGTGTGCAGGATAA